Genomic DNA from Halorussus rarus:
CCCCGACGTCGAGAACATCATCGCGGTCGCCTCCGGCAAGGGCGGCGTCGGCAAGTCGACCGTCGCGGTCAACATCGCGGCCGGCCTCTCGCAACTCGGCGCCCGGGTCGGCCTCTTCGACGCCGACGTCTACGGCCCGAACGTCCCCCGGATGGTCGACGCCGACGACGTCCCCAGGGCCACCGAGGACGAGACCATGATTCCGCCCGAACAGTTCGGCGTGAAGCTCATGAGCATGGCGTTCCTCGTCGGCGAGGACGACCCGGTGATCTGGCGCGGTCCGATGGTCCACAAGGTGCTCACCCAGCTCTGGGAGGACGTCGAGTGGGGCCACCTCGACTACATGGTCGTCGACCTCCCGCCGGGGACCGGCGACGCCCAGCTCACGCTCCTCCAGAGCGTCCCGGTCACCGGCGCGGTCATCGTCACGACGCCTCAGGAGGTCGCCATCGACGACGCCCGCAAGGGTCTCCGGATGTTCGGCAAGCACGACACCGCCGTCCTCGGCATTGCCGAGAACATGTCCACCTTCAAGTGCCCGGACTGCGGCTCCGAGCACGACATCTTCGGCCGCGGCGGCGGCGCGAAGTTCGCCGAGGACAACGACATGCCGTTCCTCGGCTCGATTCCCATCGACCCGTCCGTCCGGACCGGCGGCGACGAGGGCCGGCCCATCGTGCTCGACGAGGACAGCGACACCGGCGACGCGTTCCGCGTCCTGACCGAGAACGTCGCCAACAACGTCGGCGTTATCAAGCGCCGACAGCAACGCTGACCCATGTCGCACGACCAGGGCTCCTACGGGCCGGACGCGGAACGCGCGAAGACGCTACGGGAGACCGCCGAGGACGTCCGCGGCGAGTCCTCGGAGAGCAAGCTTGTCGCGGCGATGCTCTACCGCGTCAGCGACCTCTACGATCCCGACGAGGAGACATCTCCCCGAGACATCTACGTCAATATGCGGGAGATCATCCGGACGAAGGAGTCGTAGAACCGTTATCGCAATTTCCTGAGAATCGCGAATCCGCCGACGAGTGCGAGGCCGACGTACGCTAACGGGACACCGCCGACCTCGTACCCGCCGCTGACCTTCTCACCCAAACTTCGGGCGTAGCTGTCGTTGCGGTACTGATAGTTGTCGCTCATCCACGTCGGCCGGACTGGTTCGTACGAGGTGTTCCACGTCCGGGTATCCGATCCGGCCTGGCCGGCGAACTCTACCTGGTCCATCGCACCGTCCTTCGTGGTCAGGTTTCCGGTGTACAACCGAGCCTCGCCCGCGATCTTGGAACCGCGTTCGTCGAGGAGTTCGACGGTGATCGTCCGAGTATC
This window encodes:
- a CDS encoding Mrp/NBP35 family ATP-binding protein, encoding MDESEVRELLREVEDPDLGDDIVSLGLVNDVAVESDTASISLALGAPYSPHETQIANRVREVLSDHGMEADLSARVDDGISADEQVLPDVENIIAVASGKGGVGKSTVAVNIAAGLSQLGARVGLFDADVYGPNVPRMVDADDVPRATEDETMIPPEQFGVKLMSMAFLVGEDDPVIWRGPMVHKVLTQLWEDVEWGHLDYMVVDLPPGTGDAQLTLLQSVPVTGAVIVTTPQEVAIDDARKGLRMFGKHDTAVLGIAENMSTFKCPDCGSEHDIFGRGGGAKFAEDNDMPFLGSIPIDPSVRTGGDEGRPIVLDEDSDTGDAFRVLTENVANNVGVIKRRQQR